CTTTCCAAGCAGAGGGACCAGATAGAAacctctggatcccacagagaaaacatccccagggtcctgttagagcacaaacctgcaaacagggatgacaggtcagacaatcacagaatcatcaaggttggaagagaccttccagatcttctagtccaactTTCAACCCAGCACCAacagaatcacccctaaaccccatcccaaagtgctacatccagatgccacctgaatgcttccagagactccaccacctccctgggctacttgttccaatgcctgagcacTCTCTTagtggaaaaatgttttttgaatatctaatatgaaccttgccgatgcagtttaaggccatttcctctcttcctgtcactaaaggctttgcagaagagaccaccccccacacacactaaaacctcctttcaggtcattgcagagagcaatgaggtcccccctgagcctccccttctccagactcaacaagcccagttccctcagccgtccctcagcagacatgttttccagagccttccccagctccgttcccttctctggacacgctccagcccctcaagggccttttggcactgaggggccagacctggacacagcactccaggtggggcctccccagtgcccagcacagaggggcaatcagttctctgctcctgctggccacactcttctccacaaaggccacgatgcccttggccttcttgcccccctgggcacactctgcctcatatccagtctCTGTCAAGCAGCACacccaagtcccttcctgctgagcagctctccagcccctctgcccccagcctggagcgttccagggggttgttgggacccaagggcaggccctgacacttggccttattgatccagcctgtccagatccctctgcagagtcttcctgccctccagcacatccacactcatacccagatcagtcagtctcccaaacaggacaaagtctgaccaccagcagtccaaggtatcagttctgctgccccctccttcctccacccagaatggaaaactccatcattttggggtctctgtgtccGTCAGCTCCGACCACCACATCCctcaccagtcacagaatcatggaatggtttgggttggaagggaccttaaagagcatttccgtccaaccccctgccatgggcagggacaccttccactagactcagagctcagagccccatccaacctggccgtgaacacttccagggatggggcagccagaacttctctgagcaacctgtgccaggatctcactaccatcacagtccagaaattcttcctaatatcccatctaacccttccctttctcagtgtgaagccattccccttgtcctgtcactccaggctcttgtaaatagtctctgtccatctttcttgttggctcccttcaggcactgcaaggccacaattaggtcagcccaaagccttcttttctccagcctgaacaatcccaattctctcagcctttcctcacagcagagctgctccatccctctgatcactTTGATGGtcccctctggactcgctccagcaggtccatgtccttcctgggctggagcccagagctggaggcagctctgcaggggtgacaacattacagccctgtgtgttccagcaaggacactgtggaacctcctggagtaaaggagccattgtgacactgtagggccttctggagccaaaggattcctgggacactgtggaatctcatggaaccaaggggacactgtgatatgtggggcctcctagaaccaaaggagtcctgagacattttgcaaacccatggaatcaagggtccattatcacactgcagagccttacgaagccaaatggaccctgtgactctgtggaacctcgTGGAATCtagtggccattcccacactgtaaaacctcatggatactctcaggttcccattattaaaagacacctctgcccaaattcagctgcaaaggagaccatgtgccaaagtcagcagtccaggtttgatttaacagtaaagaggagggagagagagagaaagaaatagaaagagagagaagaagggggtggtgggaagccagtgagagagagacagagatgaagtaaatgtatcacaccatggagatccctgaggctcccaccggtccttcttcaccctgctctgctcggtggagggtccccaagttgtgcttctgggctatcactttcGTACAGCCTAAGGCCCAggtattcaggggggtagatgctgttcccacagcttgggctggcacgtggacaaggacttgcttcctttcccacaccttgccacggtgggagtttttcccattttgtttccagtctgcaggtgggaatctttgtctggatgggttccccagacctgccttaccagccctggcttcctgttggggctgtctgctctttcccacagtctgcacagtgcaattctggCCTGGGAGCttcttccaaagcttcacctctgtttaggccttggaattaaatgccttcctgtttgccaccagggCTTATGTCTTGTGGTGCCctatgggattttcctgctttgacaatgttttgagacagttcattgtgcccttcaagtccttccatgtgcacacacacacaccattctcaccagtgtctggccctccaaagaacacaagccctgatgatttATAGCTCCCACTCTCCCTCCGCaaccagagctcagagctcccttgtgccagaagcTTTAAAGatattgtgcctcattctgccaagacaacccttggaaaaaagtgtccctctgtgtttcctgggataagagcactctactgtcatcttccaaaaccttggagaggtcccagagatctcccaggaaggaatttggggcctcaaacacatgacccgtatatagaggctgaggactcaggggtcagtggcaTGAAGACTGAGGACAGTAGtggagtagcctgagaggtctggaaggggggtgtcagagctggtggagcttttcttcctgtcagaaaacagcctaagaaagaactagtgccaccaagggcagctggggtggcctagactggtgacaagaagtcagaaatttccctccaaggtcagtgttgtggtgcaatatgtcacaaagcaggagtctggatgagcccaaggctttgtgtgtgcaggaagagccagggaggacgcagagatgtcagtgcaggaaggtaccagccaggtggggcagccggggggatgacgacagcctgcagggaaaggggcagggcatggacaccgtaggacagcctgggctggagaggagacagggagggggagaagctgaaaggccctgacacagccaccttcggcaggcctttggccatggctgctgtctgtgcccctgatgccaggaggaggggagtggcccttgcagccctggggcctcagggcctccttgtccctgctcagcagcctggcaggtgccaccccatggtcctgcccttggcattgcacatcccacatcccagtgccccaggaggagccctgaggaatgaggcagggacagcatctgccttcccaggggctgggggtcagggcttggccctttggattaagaaaacaagtcaaggtttgttcagcatcagagccacctttcccttgcttgtccatccttgtcatcactgtctgcagatttctgctctaactggaacctggggacacattctcagttgtgtccctcagtgagactcattagcactacaagaaacttcagtgtttccatctcactttgacttcttgagaagttgtttgaacttcctctcagggactgagtctcatgtaaacaacatcaaatcCCTCTGAGGGTCAttaaatgcctggggctgttgctgtgctgctgagctgggctgggctcctggcacacagggagctcctggtaaccaagaagagcttcaaagagacagctctgctggtgagcagctcctctgcacagcccagcagggctgagggcactgcctgcagcacccagggcacaggagagaaggcagagagatgagaggcagcctgggctgggaggttaCTGAGCTCTCACTAGGcaagaaaccttcccaggatttgaaggaagaattctctggctgtaggaaagttcaacttgccttctTGGAGGCAcctcctaaagctggcacatcccacagcttccaggatctttcagcaggactctcccagttgctgcagtgcaggggacgtggccatatggcagagcagggcaggagctgcaggcagcaagggcagagaggagaagggagcaggaggttcaagggatcctggggtgggaggacagggcagagctgctcagggcaggaaccttgccagccctttgccacggtcaggctgtggctgcagagcagtgcaggtgagttcctgcaagtgcctctcccagctgccaaatggcagcagtggcaggagctgtcaggatggctctgctggatttgctggggtgcagcaggagaagctgctgcagagcaggacttgctgctgccccatcagaggcccagggccagaaggttccctgtgccagggctggctgtggggtgggaaggtgggggtgcagccaggggtgcccagggctgtggtgcagagcagggtcctgcccccagggctctgtgtgctggggcagggactctgctgcctgccagggtcagctctcagcccggccaaggagctgccacagccctacagggagaaggggtgggtggaaggagtgacccctcagggcagggcagggctgggcagggcccttcagctgcaggctcagggctcctcacagcttcagctccacctcctccatttccaggggcccttctcaggaaacacatccccccagaacacctcccccttcccagccaccgcaggctgtctgggatctgctctgcagcccctgcccaggcagagctgcccctgggcactgggctggggatggctctggcagcactggcagggagctgagctgggcacaggcaggggctgctggcaggaacagctcctcacccagagacaggcaggcagggagaggcagctgctgccacaagggctgggcagggggatgtgggcccctccctgctgtccctgtggcacagaccccttccctgagcagctcctgcctgggctcctttcccagcctaagcagagcctgtgccctcaggcccacaggggctgggctgtgcattgccctgcagcagccagagcccaggcaaggacaaggccctgatttccagctgtctctctgtgtccctcctcccttgggcagcactgtggcatttcactcccatcccctgctgcctgggctctccttgttctcaccattCGGTTTTCTGAGCCACTCTGGGGTTGGAGGGGGtagattcctgtccagacacaacccctttgggtgctgctgtggggatgtgtctctgggagccaagtgcccaagtgccctccaggcaccttcagggtcttcagctgtttgtctgggtgtcctgcagggctgcaggtgccctccagaagggcacagctctgccataggatctctgtgctgcacaggatccccacagagaaaactcctcagtgctaaatccatggaaatgctctgggcagctgtacttgggagctgcaatgatccctctgtgtggcagtctgggaggaTAGAGATGAGATCCTAATCAGGCATCCTGAGGAAAGGCAAGCATTCTGTCAATCTGCTCTTTGAAACAGGATTCCTCTGCTCCTAGAAGTGCCTTGTTACTTTTTTAAGGGACTTCCTAAGGGTGATCCCCCTTTAGCTCtaagctgccagccaggggcagctgtgaacaggaaaGAAGGCCAGCGCTTGTCTCTGCACCAAGAAACCATCCCTTTGCCTCTCAGGGCTCACAAGATTGCACTTGGAGCACATCAGAAATGTCAGAAATTTCAACCATCCAAACTCCTCCTGGCAAGAGGAATTcgaacaaaacaaagtcccccaaatcccctcttTGTGTTCTGTCCTTGGGcaaactgtgaccagcagttctggaaacactttgatacatcacaagtgcatttaattggaggtcaccctgtgctccaagttgcctctcactgcacagcaagaaggattcctcgggagcccattccagggtccctgctctcagtgcccccttcagccagcaaatcccagagctcagggagagggatgcagagagatcttcctgaaaaggggccctgaatgttgaattgctatgagacatgcaagatgttttgctgattgagtctggcctaattcagttctgcctttttctcctcaacagaaaaccTGAGGCAtcaaatgtccaacagcagctccatgccccagttcctcctcctggcatttgcagacagaagggagctgcagctcctgcacttctggctcttcctggccatctccctggctgccctcctgggcaatggcctcatcctcagcgccgtagcctgtgaccaccacctgcacacccccatgggcttcttcctgctcaacctctccctcacagacctgggctgcatctgcaccactgtccccaaagccatgcaaaATTCCCTCCAGAACaacacaaccatctcctacacaggatgtgctgcacaggcctttttcttttatttcttcatgtcagcagagttttccctcctcaccaccatgtgctacgaccgctacgttgccatctgcaaacccctgcactacgggaccctcctgggcagcagagcttgtgcccacatggcagcagctgcctgggccactgcctttctcagtgctctgctgcacacagccaatacattttccctgcctctgtgccagggcaatgccctgggccagttcttctgtgaaatcccacacatcctcaagctctcctgctcacagtcCTATGTCAGGGAACTTGGGCTCATGGTGTTTGGTGTCTGTTTagcatttggttgttttgttttcattgttttctcctatgtgcagatcttcagggctgtgctgaggatcccctctcagcagggacggcacaaagccttttccacgtgcctccctcacctgaccgtgctctccctgttcctcagcactgcagcatttgcctacctgaagcccccctccatctcctccccatccctggatctggcactatcagttctgtactcggtggttcctccagcactgaaccccttcatctacagcctgaggaaccaggagctcaaggatgccatgaGGAAACtgataactgggtgtttttcagaagcaataaactctccttcttctgcatgttatgtACCTCGTTAAAGGCCAATCCTGTGATGTACTTCATTAAAGTCCCACCATatcttctgtattttatattcCTGGTAGGGGTGTTattttgtgagaatttgttcacatcaaaaagtctttctatatataaagatatatataaagatatatataaaaaagtgtatatacatataaacaccattttcaattcagtgtttgcctttctagcctggcccacaggctgtacaaattgggAATTTTACTCACTGTGTGCtcaaaccaaataaagaactctgcaatGACTTGTTTacctgacatctttcctctctgacttctctgcagctgcagggtcggggcctctgtgcagagctgggacagaaaagagtcccagcagagcagcactgccagggagcagcagcccttctcctgcagggcctcctctcccttcccttccacactgtcctgcagagccctgtgttgttggaggcctcagtgctctggcagtcggtgccagtcctgctgcaggactgtccagggactgcaggcagggacagccacgggcactgctggcacagagctgacctctgcagcagcactgccatcctgcaggggcatctcctcaggccagggcctcaaagcttccatctgctttccactttgctctccaggatgtgcccaacacaacgccctgcagaggaaaacagcagtgaccagcacaagggtgggagtgctcagggtgggggcacccagcagtgccctggcacagccagcgccgctcccagcactggcctctcaccccaggccattgggcttgttcttccctccaaggagggacagcaaatgaccagctcaggagtccatgtttgcactgtatgcacaagacatgcccatgtgtcacggcttggggctgggggggtggaaggcttagacaaagttgatggcagaagccgtcttgttgagctacgaggtgcacaaaggacccccttgctttctaaattccttctcagagaggagcctggctgtggctgaaTCCAATCTCAGACTCAGAGTTTGATTTCAATTGAAGGAATTCTAGAGGTGTAATgcaatcactttgtcctgcaggttttagtgatgaaaaatctgaaatatttttataaaataattatttattatgacaaatgaacagacaattgatcagacaaatgaacagacaaaagaccTTAAACACAATTATTTCCTGCACAGTGTAAAAGCCAAAACCCCCTagcagtatagtgtaagataggacacTGGAGTCTATCAAAGTAACTgtattaaagcaattggatcaaaggcagcaaaaagaaacaatcctgaagcagagattgaggtaactcacctCACAATGACAGggggtagttctctctctttcacttaacccctgggcagtgaccatgaagagctgtccctgcttcatggcagaagcttcACACACTTCAcggaagtctgtggaagaatctgccccatgacagttggacggggcttttatagttatcaagggtttgactgctgAACATATtggcaggccagggagcagcttatctgtcaaatcctgttccagaaagcaggatgtgtgtttgaagtttcatgaagcacTTTGAGTTTAGCacaattcaacattaaaaacaggaCCTTtgcaccagcagtaactcaccacagagagcttgcattgtttgcattctctgatcATTGTTTAGGtattgtcagagcagagcatcctgccagaaatggctccttgattccatgaggttgcaaaaactctgagacctcctttggttccatgaggtgctgcagtgtcacaatggctccttgattccaggatgttccaaaatatcccagggttcccttggctccaagaggctccccagtgtcccaccggcccctggattccaggaggccctgcagtgtcccaatggccactcgtttccaggagccacagcggctgccgccggcgtctgtgcccggagccgccgctcccacggggctgccgcactcaccgccggggttgccgctcgcgcagccgccgctctgccccggctgcaccgggacccggcaccgcctcgggcctgcgctgccgcctcagcggccacagggacacagggatgggggacctttgctctgacactgagggggccgggctttgttctgctggggtctgggctttaggaaaattgctgttcattgtCATGCTgcactggaacacctcctgaattccaaaggtttcctaatccagggggaggggtttctatggcatcggaggtgccgcccctcgggacacattgtcaataaaccatccagctgactgggatgggtgtaagagatggggaacacaggataaggagtcatcccctgaaaaccttGGAATATTCCCTGCCTGAATCATAACCAAAATGGAACTGTTCGGATGGAATTTCCAAATACTGTGGAAAccccagtcattcctgacaccaggatggaaattcagcagataactaaagccagtacccttgtgagcccacaaccagcggggctgagggaggccctggcagctccccagcacctccctctcactgggacacctctggaagcctctcccagctcgggaaccctccagtttccaacactccaaagaccctcgctaatgcccaggacaattctgacgcccctcaacaaacactcctccagctgtgaccctggTCTGTTggaaaacacaaagggatttgggggagtgtttccctgacaacaaggagaatttgggagagggacctttccacccccagctcttgatgtgtccacacatctctgcctgggtgcgggtgtgaattgactgtggtgggaatgttgttattgtgaatctataattcagtcactgttaaaattgcagcacatgctattgaatcacctgataactgttcaattggtcaatgataaatgctactaatgtcttttgcccccttgtctttggatccaaatccttcctgccctgaccctcttgcatcccaagtctctgtgtaaataattctctttcatcaaaaaaaatgtatttttcatgatgtccactttaaaatcttcttcattagctaaactacaaaacaactccaattagctgtagaagtcttgaagacttgaagacaattaaaggaatgaaaataatttgtttttcagtgttttaatgggtccacagtgtgtttggagttgcatcagctgtcagtccaagatgggccatgtcagaactggtgaggctgggggTGAGGAacaaggttgatcatccagggtcagtgtggtctcctgaggagacactcagcatcaagatcacctggagaacacctctatcacctcttctctgaactaaaatatatctataattgaattaaaacaaaaaaagtacaaacttggaagacttgttttgaaattgccttgaagacaattaaaggaagacaaagagatcctgagggatttctggaatttaatgagccccacagtgtgtttgcagcccagcccatgatcctgaggtgctgagagaagattgaagcagctgctgaagaagtcagaagccaaactccaagtgccttgaagcattgctgggccccactgagggcaggcactgacaaagcctccccagggactccttggagcagctccttggaggccaggagtgcaggcagacaaaggctctgggcaggcccctgcaatgctgagcaaagcctgccttggttttgtggagcacaaaggccaaggcctgagccccaggccctggcccagcagatcctgtccctcccggctggctcagggctgtttggggggcactgggatgggagggggaggaacaacaaaggcccaaaactgggcaacccctgccaggctcctgagggaggggcgaggcagaaaccaagggcagaacctgcaaggcaagttgcttgtggtggcctgagtggcagaggcagctgccagaggcaaggggacaaaggcctgggtgcctttgggccttgcagccctgccagagcccttggccatctctcctgcaggctgttctgccctggccctgctgctgctctggccttgcaggctgcacacacccctcctgctttcccaccccctcccagcagcatttctagaccctccctgatgtctctgcaccagctctggctgttgccatgtgcacttggccttctgaacttggatcctgagcccctgtgccacaggacatccctcccagagcccaggcccttctcctgggggtcactgcagagctgagcagatccaggtcacctcccatttctctgccaaccccctgggcctgctctggtccctccaggtccttgccctgctcccaagggctgtgggggtggttaatggtcagggcttggggtttagagctcagggtggggatcAGGCAGAACTTTGagaggtttgttgttctgctggcagtgtctgcttcatgattaggggaagagATTTTTAGGCTGGGTTAGGATTAAAGCTTGGTTTTTCATACTGGTAATACAGgtttgggattggggtgggcaTTGGAGGAcaaataagagtctggagttctgggtttgggctttttctggcttggaattagagcagtggattcctttccaTGGGAGGAACAGCACTTCTGGGTAGCGTTGGGGCTTGAGGTTACAAAGT
This Pseudopipra pipra isolate bDixPip1 chromosome W, bDixPip1.hap1, whole genome shotgun sequence DNA region includes the following protein-coding sequences:
- the LOC135406414 gene encoding olfactory receptor 14J1-like; the encoded protein is MSNSSSMPQFLLLAFADRRELQLLHFWLFLAISLAALLGNGLILSAVACDHHLHTPMGFFLLNLSLTDLGCICTTVPKAMQNSLQNNTTISYTGCAAQAFFFYFFMSAEFSLLTTMCYDRYVAICKPLHYGTLLGSRACAHMAAAAWATAFLSALLHTANTFSLPLCQGNALGQFFCEIPHILKLSCSQSYVRELGLMVFGVCLAFGCFVFIVFSYVQIFRAVLRIPSQQGRHKAFSTCLPHLTVLSLFLSTAAFAYLKPPSISSPSLDLALSVLYSVVPPALNPFIYSLRNQELKDAMRKLITGCFSEAINSPSSACYVPR